One part of the Vitis riparia cultivar Riparia Gloire de Montpellier isolate 1030 chromosome 8, EGFV_Vit.rip_1.0, whole genome shotgun sequence genome encodes these proteins:
- the LOC117920333 gene encoding TNF receptor-associated factor family protein DDB_G0290931 isoform X3 produces MDLPAIDVGVIPEKFEDVKVEGPSFPCDFFGTEIVHKIAQALLPGLASACVDNTTESVILEDGPDTEVSDHPFDIISDFVDDFASSKRNLFSRVSGWLLSERREDKIDDFVQEMEINSFWLLDRRAAIAQTLLKNADFKNTFHCNMNFSSAEELDEHRSNCSFRSMNCMNEGCNSSFCAAHMEKHDSVCPFKIIPCEQQCSENLMRREMDRHCITVCPMKLVNCPFYSIGCQSTVHHCMVEQHQSDNLDSHFLCVLQVTHKDVSVEDLKQRVEQLKELLSPSELAEAKNVRSLTSAVKNLESKLGPLEVTVPKTVSEENTETSDSVAQIPVEAES; encoded by the exons ATGGATCTTCCTGCAATTGACGTGGGAGTAATACCGGAGAAGTTTGAAGATGTAAAAGTAGAAGGTCCTTCTTTCCCTTGTGATTTTTTTGGCACAGAAATAGTTCACAAGATAGCACAAGCGCTCCTCCCTGGATTAGCCTCAGCCTGTGTTGACAACACAACAG AATCGGTAATTCTGGAAGATGGTCCCGATACAGAAGTATCTGACCATCCTTTCGATATTATTTCTGATTTTGTTGATGATTTTGCAAGTTCGAAAAGGAATTTGTTCAGCCGGGTTTCTGGGTGGCTACTGAGTGAAAGGAGAGAGGACAAGATAGATGATTTTGTGCAAGAGATGGAAATTAATAGTTTTTGGTTGCTAGACAGGAGGGCAGCCATTGCACAGACTTTGCTTAAGAATGCCGACTTCAAGAACACGTTTCACTGCAATATGAACTTCAGTTCTGCCGAAGAACTTGATGAGCATCGCTCAAATTGCAGTTTTAGGTCTATGAACTGCATGAACGAGGGGTGCAACAGCAGCTTTTGTGCAGCACACATGGAGAAGCACGATTCAGTTTGTCCCTTCAAGATAATTCCATGTGAGCAGCAGTGCTCAGAGAACCTCATGCGACGTGAGATGGACAGGCATTGCATAACTGTTTGTCCAATGAAGCTTGTGAACTGCCCTTTCTATTCTATTGGTTGCCAATCCACTGTCCATCACTGTATGGTTGAGCAACATCAATCGGATAATCTCGATTCTCACTTCTTGTGTGTTCTCCAAGTTACTCACAAGGATGTGTCTGTGGAGGATCTCAAACAACGGGTGGAGCAACTAAAAGAG TTGTTGTCTCCCAGTGAGCTAGCAGAAGCTAAAAATGTCAGATCTTTAACATCTGCAGTCAAGAATCTTGAATCGAAGCTTGGGCCATTAGAAGTAACTGTCCCCAAAACAGTGAGCGAGGAGAACACAGAAACTTCAGATTCAGTAGCACAAATTCCAGTTGAAGCCGAAAGCTGA
- the LOC117920333 gene encoding uncharacterized protein LOC117920333 isoform X1, with translation MDLPAIDVGVIPEKFEDVKVEGPSFPCDFFGTEIVHKIAQALLPGLASACVDNTTGDLFRSPASVAVDIRKEMVEYLTQRSESFVAESVILEDGPDTEVSDHPFDIISDFVDDFASSKRNLFSRVSGWLLSERREDKIDDFVQEMEINSFWLLDRRAAIAQTLLKNADFKNTFHCNMNFSSAEELDEHRSNCSFRSMNCMNEGCNSSFCAAHMEKHDSVCPFKIIPCEQQCSENLMRREMDRHCITVCPMKLVNCPFYSIGCQSTVHHCMVEQHQSDNLDSHFLCVLQVTHKDVSVEDLKQRVEQLKELLSPSELAEAKNVRSLTSAVKNLESKLGPLEVTVPKTVSEENTETSDSVAQIPVEAES, from the exons ATGGATCTTCCTGCAATTGACGTGGGAGTAATACCGGAGAAGTTTGAAGATGTAAAAGTAGAAGGTCCTTCTTTCCCTTGTGATTTTTTTGGCACAGAAATAGTTCACAAGATAGCACAAGCGCTCCTCCCTGGATTAGCCTCAGCCTGTGTTGACAACACAACAGGTGATCTCTTCAGGAGCCCTGCTTCTGTGGCTGTTGATATCAGAAAAGAAATGGTGGAATATCTGACCCAGAGAAGTGAATCTTTTGTTGCAGAATCGGTAATTCTGGAAGATGGTCCCGATACAGAAGTATCTGACCATCCTTTCGATATTATTTCTGATTTTGTTGATGATTTTGCAAGTTCGAAAAGGAATTTGTTCAGCCGGGTTTCTGGGTGGCTACTGAGTGAAAGGAGAGAGGACAAGATAGATGATTTTGTGCAAGAGATGGAAATTAATAGTTTTTGGTTGCTAGACAGGAGGGCAGCCATTGCACAGACTTTGCTTAAGAATGCCGACTTCAAGAACACGTTTCACTGCAATATGAACTTCAGTTCTGCCGAAGAACTTGATGAGCATCGCTCAAATTGCAGTTTTAGGTCTATGAACTGCATGAACGAGGGGTGCAACAGCAGCTTTTGTGCAGCACACATGGAGAAGCACGATTCAGTTTGTCCCTTCAAGATAATTCCATGTGAGCAGCAGTGCTCAGAGAACCTCATGCGACGTGAGATGGACAGGCATTGCATAACTGTTTGTCCAATGAAGCTTGTGAACTGCCCTTTCTATTCTATTGGTTGCCAATCCACTGTCCATCACTGTATGGTTGAGCAACATCAATCGGATAATCTCGATTCTCACTTCTTGTGTGTTCTCCAAGTTACTCACAAGGATGTGTCTGTGGAGGATCTCAAACAACGGGTGGAGCAACTAAAAGAG TTGTTGTCTCCCAGTGAGCTAGCAGAAGCTAAAAATGTCAGATCTTTAACATCTGCAGTCAAGAATCTTGAATCGAAGCTTGGGCCATTAGAAGTAACTGTCCCCAAAACAGTGAGCGAGGAGAACACAGAAACTTCAGATTCAGTAGCACAAATTCCAGTTGAAGCCGAAAGCTGA
- the LOC117919607 gene encoding mediator of RNA polymerase II transcription subunit 7a → MATATYPPPPPYYRLYKDYIQNPKSAPEPPPPIEGTYTLFGATYTTDDVLPSLEEQGVRQLYPKGSNVDFKKELRSLNRELQLHLLELADVLVERPSQYARRVEDISLIFKNLHHLLNSLRPHQARATLIHILELQIQRRKQAVEDIKRRREEAQRLLKEAVGTLEGQ, encoded by the exons ATGGCAACTGCTACATATCCTCCACCACCACCGTATTACAGACTCtacaaagattacatacaaaaccCTAAATCTGCCCCAGAGCCTCCACCTCCTATCGAAGGGACCTACACTCTCTTTGGTGCCACCTACACT ACTGATGATGTACTTCCAAGCTTAGAAGAACAAGGAGTTCGTCAGTTGTATCCTAAAGGATCCAATGTTG ATTTCAAGAAGGAATTAAGGTCGCTTAACAGAGAATTGCAGTTGCACTTGTTGGAGCTTGCTGATGTTCTTGTTGAGAGACCATCACAATATGCAAGGAGGGTTGAAGACATATCCCTCATATTCAAGAACTTACATCACCTTCTCAATTCATTGCGACCACACCAG GCAAGGGCAACGCTGATTCACATTCTAGAACTTCAGATACAACGTCGTAAACAAGCAGTGGAGGATATCAAGAG AAGGAGAGAAGAAGCACAAAGACTACTCAAAGAGGCCGTGGGAACCTTGGAAGGACAGTAG